From the archaeon BMS3Bbin15 genome, the window AGCTCTATACCCTTTATCGCACAATCTCCTGCATATCTCCCTGCCTTTTAACTTTTCACCTGGTTTGAAGACACTTAATATCACATTAACCTTATGTGCAGTATTTCCAAATTTCTTCACAATCTTCACTCCCTTATATTAAACCTGAGTTGTGACAAGCTGTTTTACCTCATTCAACCTATCAAAGGCAGTGGAAAAATCGGGTACCTCTCCAGGGAAGAAGACTTTAATCATTATATCGTCTATCAGGCGAAGTAGGTTCTCCCTGCTAAGCATACCCGCTATGCCTAGAGGCACCATAGCCAGAGTAAATCCATTTGTTTCTTTAACCTTCCCTAAATTAGAGAAATGTGTATTAATAATATCCCGCAGCTCTCCATTTACAGCACCTCTTCCCACTATATACACAACTTCATCCTTTATTCCATACACAACTGCTGTATCAACATCCTCTGTAGATACAAGTTTATCAACAACTTTTGGGAGAATATCAAGGTCCTTCCTGTTAATAAACTCCAGATTTAACAGAACAAAACTATCTCTTATTACAACATTAGACCCAGCCTCATTTAAGAGGAAATCAATCATATCCATACCTCCTTATCCAGCCTCTGCTCTATAACAAAGTATCCCTCACCTTCCAGGAGTAATATAGTATAACTTACAATATTATCTCCACATGAAAGGGTGGAGTAACTTTCTGTACAGACTTCCTTTTTATTATCTGTTTTGAGCATTTTCTCAAAATAAAAGAGGGGTCTACGAGAAAACCTCATCTATTCCAAGCGTAGACATTAAAGACCCCTTTTCCTTATCAACCACAAATCTCTGTTCACTTGATTTAAATCTTCTATTCCTGCTGAAATATGACCTGTTACCAACTTTTACCCTTGATGGAATATGTATCTCGGGTTCCGCTACATTAGCAGCAAGGTCTGGAGAAGTCACACCTGTCATAATCACCATAACCTGAACCCTGCCATTGTATTCCGGGTCAATTCTTGCACCCCATATTACATCAGCATTCTTCGTCAGAAATGTTGTCGCGAGGTCAACAATCCCAGTAGCCTCTCCAAGAGTCAGGTCTTCCCCACCTGTAATATGAATCAAAGCGCCTGTGGCATCTCTATAATCCACATCAAGAAGTGGGTTTTCCATAGCATATGTAACAGATTCTTCAGCCCTATTTCTTGTATCGCTTTCGCCAAGACCTATGACTGCTATCCCCTTACCGCTGTTTCTACCCATCACAGTTCTTACATCAGCAAAGTCCAGGTTCATCAGACTTGCTATGGATATTGTCTCTGTGATTCCCTTAACCATTCTGGAGAGAACTTCATCAGCCACTGCGAAGGCTTCATTCACTGGAAGCTCTGAGGCTATCTCAAGGAGTTTATTGTTGTCAATAACCACTACGCTGTCTGCACTATTTCTGAGCTTTGCAAGGGCAATTCTGGCCTTGTTCACTCTTGCTCTTTCATTTTTGAAAGGCATCGTAACAGCACCAATCACAAGGGCACCACAGGATTTGGCAACTTCAGCAATCACAGGCAGAGTGCCTGTTCCTGTTCCTCCACCAAGACCACCGGTGACAAAAACCAGGTCCGCTTCATTAAAAATCTCTTTGAAGCCAGGCTTTGCCTCAAGAGCTGCCTGTTCTCCTACCTCCGGGTCTCCACCTGCACCCAAACCACGGGTAATCTCATTACCGACAAGAATTCTCTTGTCAGCATTGATATGGGCAAGGTGCTGTTTATCCGTATTCACAGCTATTAACTGAGCTCCGGTAATTCCAACATTCTTCAGTCTGTGAATTGTATTATTACCTGCTCCGCCACTGCCAACAACAACTATATTGGCCACACCTATTGCTCTTTCATTCTCCCCGGAAAGCATTCCAGGTCTATCGGTATTTTCCAGTGCTTTTCTTATCAATGTCTTCATGAGTCGTCCCCCTTAGTATGTTCACTTGTTAACTTGTTCACAGGGGCATATAAAAGTTTCGGTTTGTTATTGTTAATTTCCACTGTATTTTGCAAATTTAGTATTGAAGCACAAGTCTTATATATGCACAATTTGCGAATATAAAGCTAACTAACAGAAGGGGATGTGAATGAGTTATATATATCTTGAGGTCAATGCATCGGATAGAAATGGCATATCCAGACTAAAGTTTGAAGGCCAGTACTACGAGGAAGTGAAGGAGCGAATAAAGAAGTTTGTTGACTATATATTTAAAAGCGACGAACATGCTGAATTTAAAATCGAAGCAAAGATAGATGAGGTCGTAACTCTTGATAGGAACTTCAGAAGGTGCGACTATACCACAGCCCTATCAAACATTCTCGAGTTTCTAAAGTATATTTATGATGTTGATGAAGTCGAAGAAGAGAGGAAATTTGAAAGTTACTACGAAAAATCACATACATATCCCGACTGGCTTCAGGGATACGATCCCGCAAATTTGACACAGAGAGAGAAAGTTTTCTTACTTATTAAACACAATCATCCAGAAGAATGGATAAGGTCTCAGGATATAAGAATAGAATATGAAACAATCTATGGCGAAAGTATCAAGCTCAGCAGTCTATCAACTTACCTTGCAAGATTCTATTCCAGCGGAATAGTTAATAGACGGGGAACAAGAGCTCAGAGGGAATATATGCTTCCACAGAAGGTCTCTAGTCCGAGTTTCTAATGTAACGCTCCACGAAGGAGTATATCTCACGATATTCATCTCCTGAAAGGCATTTTTTTACTATTTTAAGATATCTTTCAACATTTTCGTATCTACCTCTTGATAATTCTATTGACATCTCAATCACCACACATATACCACGGTTCAAAGCCTCCGGGAAACTCCTTAGAATTCTAATCTGTTTAACTCTCCCCTCAATCAGGCAGAGTTCTCCTTCTCCCATTTCATCCACCTTTGTATAGAAGCTATAACTCACAAGCTCCACCTCAACATAGGCGGAAGCCTCTCTGAGGTAGGGTGCCACAACCCCTGATTTACCAACTTCAGTTATCTCAATCTCATCACCAGCCTTATTTCTTCCAAGAAGAGCAGCCTTTAAAAACAGCATGGGTTTGGATATGATATTCACAACAAAACATCCCTCTCTGAGAATATTCTTTAAGGTATCTGTGCTTCTATACATTCTTAGAATTATCTTCTCCTTCCCATCGCTCATCACACCCATAGGTGCTGAATTAGGCGAACCATCTTCATTATATGTTGTTACTATTGTCTCTTCTATCCTTCCCTTAATTAATCCAAACTGGTCTATCAAAGCTTCAAACCTCCAAGGAGACATACAAAAATTGAAGCTGCAGTTACATCTGCAGTCGTACCAGGATTATACAGATTACCTCTACTTCTGAGATAGTCATCTAATTCATCAATTGCTTCCTTTTTCAACCCCATTTCAAGAATTTCTTCAGCCATCTTTGATATCTCTTTCCCCACCTTCCTGGATGTCTTCTTTACTATAAGGGAATCAGGATACTCAGATAGAATCCTGAAAAATGTTTTAAGAATTGCTATATTTATGTCTTTAGTTGAAGTATACTCCTCCATGAGTTCATTGTATCCAGTTTCAAAGGTAATTTCATAGTTATTTGAAATTTCAGCTGCAACAGTATCTTCTTCAGTTATTCTCATAATATCATAAAAACTTATATTATTCCTGATTATATCCTTAATTGAATTTTTATCTCTCACGTCATACTCTTCAACAACTCTTAAACCGCCTGCATTCGCAATATTAATCGCTCTAAATAACTCAGATGTATCATCATATGTGGTTTTGATTATTATTCTACCAGCTTCATCTCTTAATTTTTCAATTTCGATTTTATTGTCTCTGGACATAATACTTCCTGCAGCGGCACAGAGAGGTATCAGAAGTATGGATATACCAAGATTTGTATTCCCTCCTCCATGAAACTTCTCTGCCCTTTCAACAGCCTCTCTTATAAGATAACCTATACCTATCTGAGAATAATCTATTTTTCCCCTGGAAGAAAGGCTACCTCTGAAAGCTGCTTCATAGGCTGGTTTATAAAAAGATGCTGAAGTAGCAAGAAAATGCTCAAATTTTGTGTCCTTAAAATCCCTATATCTGTTTACATTTCCAGGTTTAGGGGAGGAAACCTCAAGAAGACATGACAATACAGCATTAGCAGCAATATCATGCATTTTTTTCACCTGTTGAAAAGATAAAATCAGCCAGTTTCTTCTTATCCTCCAGGCTTCTCATAATTATATTTGTTCTATAAGTTTTAATGCCTATCTTTTCTATATCAGCAGGTTTGTCAGTTATATGGATTATAAATCTGGAAATTATATTTTTATAATATCTTGCCACTCCTTCAGGAGTGGAAGGTAAATTTAAAGCCTTCATGAATTTATCTGCAGGTCCACTTACAGGACTACTTCCAACAAGAGGAGAAACCGCTATTATTTTCTCTTTTCTATCCTTAAGAACCTCCTTAATATTCTGAAGGGAGATTATAGGCCCTATGCTTGTTACAGGATTGCTGGGTCCGATAATAATAAGGTCAGCCTTCTTAACAGCTTTAACTGCTGCTTTACAGGCTGATGCTCTTTCAATGTTCCTGTAATAAACCGTCTTTACCTCTGGCATAGCTTTATTTAAAACCAGAAACTCCTGAAGGTTAAGTTCGCCATCAGGAGTAACTATAACTGTTTCAACTCTATTATTACTCATAGGCAAAACATTGATTCCGACACCATAACCGGAGGCTATCAATTCGGTAGCCTCTTCAAGAGTGTTACCATCCTTCAAAAGTTTCCCTCTTAAAATATGAGTTGCCCTATCCCTATCCCCTATATTGAGAAATTCATCTGAACCAATACTTAAAAGCTGATTGTGGGTTGAAAAACTATCTTCCTTAATACCGTACCAGACTTTTTCATCTATTAAACCTGCCATAGTATAAAGTACACTATCAATATCTGGAGAAAAGTAGCCATGGGGAAGCCACATATCTTCAGCAGTATTTACAACAACAGTAATATCCTCCAGCTTGAGAAGCTGCACCAGACCCTGAAGAAGCTTTGGAGTACCCGTCCCACCTGAAAATAAAACAACATTCATTAAACTAATATTTTTGACTAACAGGTAAAAGAATTGTAAATTTACTTCCCTTATCCTTTTCACTTTTCACCATAATTTTACCACCGTGCATTTCCACAATCTCCTTTGCCACTGCGAGCCCCATACCTGTACCCGAAAATCTTCTTGATGCCCTTGCGTCAAGCTGGGTTAAAGGCTCAAATATTTCTTTCTGTTTATAGGATTCAATTCCTATTCCTTTATCTGAAATTAAAATTTCTACATTATCATCTATTTTATTTGTTTTTATTTTTATTTCTCCTCCCTTTTTATTGAATTTTATCGCATTATCCAGTATATTCAAAACAGCTGTTCCCAATCTTGCCGGGTCTGCTTCAATGTAAATGTCTTTAATTTTTGTTTTTATGTTTATTTCATTTGCCCTTATCTCTTCCTCTTTAGATTTAATTGCTTTTTTAATTATATCCGCAAGATTAACCTTCTTAATTATCAATATATATTTTTCCTTATCATTTTTTGCAAATTCCATAAGATTATTAATAATAGTCTCCTGCCTTCCGAGAGCTCTGAAAGCCATTTTTAAAAGCAATTTCCTTTCTTTCGCATCCTTCTCCACCATAGACTGCTCCATAGCAAGAGTTGCTATGGTTAAGGGTGTTTTCAACTCATGCGTTACATTATTTACAATATCACTCTTTATCCTGTCAATCTCTTTCAACTCGTGGTAGGATATTTCAATCTTCTCTTTGGTTCTCTGTAGCTCTTCATACATTTTTGCCTGAAGGATTGCAAGAGAAGTCTGATTGGCATATTTGTACAACCTGTCCACATCCTTTTCAGTTAGAATCTTTTTACTCGCCACTCCAAGGACACCAAGAACCCTGTTATCTGCAATTAATGGAACGCCAATTCCAGATTTAACTCCACTTAACCTAGCTATAACTTTTGAAAGGCGCCATATTTTCTTATTAAGAGTATGGCTTTTTACAGCTTCTTCAATATTGTTTGTTAAAATCGGTTTTTTTTCTGTAATAACCCTGTGAAACAGACTGCCATCATACACAGGAATTCTATAGTTTTTAACCTTCATAGCTGTCAGATTTTCAAGTGTTTTAACAATAGATTCATCAATGACATAATCCTTATTTATCAAATATTTACCATCATCAGCGAGAAGATGAATCGCACAGGCATCATAGCCAAGAACCTCAACTATACCTCTGGATATGATTCTCAAAACTTCTTCAATCTCGATAGTACTGTTGAGAGCTTCATCAATTTTTCTCAGAAGAGTAAGCTCTCTGTAAGCAGAGTCGAGTTCTTCCAGAGTTTCTCTAAAAACAGTATTTGACTCTTCAAGCTTTTTAAGCGTATTTACCTTATCTGTAACATCATTAATTATTAAAAGTATGTTTTCAACAGAAGATTCGGACTTTAGAGGTAAAATATGACAATCAACAATAATCTCCTTATTATGTGGTGTTTTCATCGAAAAAGACTCAAGAAACATTTTTTCACCGGTTTCAAAAACCTTGAATATCTTTTCAGTAAAACTTGCATTCACAAGAGACTCTGCATCATAAACACTACACTTCTCCATATCTTCCTTATTTTTTGCTCCACATATTTCAGCAAGCTTTGAATTTGCAAAAACAATATCTCCATCCCTGTCAAACACGCCTATGCCTATAGGAGAGGCAAGAAGAAGTTTTTCGTTAAAATCCTTAAGTTTTTCAAGCTCCTTCTGAGATTCAATTCTTTTAGTTACATCCTTGAATACCATAACACAGTATCTGACCTTACCTGTCTCGTCAATAAAGGGTGAGGTGACAAACTCAACCAGAATAGCCTTACCATGCCTGAAATGTCTGTGGACCCCCTGCACCCTGTCAGATTTATTGAAAATATCTCTAACAGAACACTGTTCCTCCGAGCAGGGAGAATTTTCTCCATGGAGAACCTTATAACATTTACTTCCTATTAACTCCCCAAGGTCCAAACCAGTTATTTCAGCAGCCTTTTTGTTTGCATGAACTATGGTAAAATTCTCATCTATAACCAGAATTCCTTCTCCAAGACTGTTTATTATAGTTTCAATATATCTCTTGGTATCTTTGATATCCCTCAGCTTGGTATGATAACCTTTTACTTCTTCTCTAAGTGAATATTCTCTGTTTATAATATAACCGATAATAGCAAAGATTGGAATCAGCATTATTATAACAATATGTTCAAGGAGTCTTTCTCTAAAATGAGCCAGAAATGTTGAACCGGTATAATACTGATACTCATATCCAAAATAAATAAGATTGAGGAATACTCCTATAAGCATCACAAGTGAACCAAAATGTTTTGATTTCCACATTGCTATTATTTCTCTTATAATATATATAAATATTATACCCTATAAATAATCCATAACATTTATAGGATTGCATTAAATATTTAATTCAACTGCATTTCACTACTTCACAATTCATAAATATGTTAACAGATGTGCTTAGATTTGCTTAAGTTACTATTTTTATACTATCTGTATATGACAGCCAGGACTTTTGTAGGAGTTGCACCCAGGGCAGGGGTAGGGTTGACAACTTTATTTATAAATTTCGCACACATTATAGGAGATAAGAACAGAGTTCTATATGTGGATTTAGATATTTTAAATCTTGGAGGAACAGGTTTGCTGGGGCTGGAGAGAGAGTGTAATATCTGGGAGATTATAAATGGAAAGGTTAATGAAGAGACACCTTATATTCATAAGTTCGAAAATTTTGATGTTCTCCCTATCTATATCCTGAAACCAAAACATATGTCAATCTATCTGGATGACGAAGAGAGATATATCAATATGATTTTAGAAAAAATAGATGGACTCAAGAACAGTTATGATTAT encodes:
- a CDS encoding ATP:dephospho-CoA triphosphoribosyl transferase, which translates into the protein MHDIAANAVLSCLLEVSSPKPGNVNRYRDFKDTKFEHFLATSASFYKPAYEAAFRGSLSSRGKIDYSQIGIGYLIREAVERAEKFHGGGNTNLGISILLIPLCAAAGSIMSRDNKIEIEKLRDEAGRIIIKTTYDDTSELFRAINIANAGGLRVVEEYDVRDKNSIKDIIRNNISFYDIMRITEEDTVAAEISNNYEITFETGYNELMEEYTSTKDINIAILKTFFRILSEYPDSLIVKKTSRKVGKEISKMAEEILEMGLKKEAIDELDDYLRSRGNLYNPGTTADVTAASIFVCLLGGLKL
- the phoR_1 gene encoding alkaline phosphatase synthesis sensor protein PhoR, with the translated sequence MWKSKHFGSLVMLIGVFLNLIYFGYEYQYYTGSTFLAHFRERLLEHIVIIMLIPIFAIIGYIINREYSLREEVKGYHTKLRDIKDTKRYIETIINSLGEGILVIDENFTIVHANKKAAEITGLDLGELIGSKCYKVLHGENSPCSEEQCSVRDIFNKSDRVQGVHRHFRHGKAILVEFVTSPFIDETGKVRYCVMVFKDVTKRIESQKELEKLKDFNEKLLLASPIGIGVFDRDGDIVFANSKLAEICGAKNKEDMEKCSVYDAESLVNASFTEKIFKVFETGEKMFLESFSMKTPHNKEIIVDCHILPLKSESSVENILLIINDVTDKVNTLKKLEESNTVFRETLEELDSAYRELTLLRKIDEALNSTIEIEEVLRIISRGIVEVLGYDACAIHLLADDGKYLINKDYVIDESIVKTLENLTAMKVKNYRIPVYDGSLFHRVITEKKPILTNNIEEAVKSHTLNKKIWRLSKVIARLSGVKSGIGVPLIADNRVLGVLGVASKKILTEKDVDRLYKYANQTSLAILQAKMYEELQRTKEKIEISYHELKEIDRIKSDIVNNVTHELKTPLTIATLAMEQSMVEKDAKERKLLLKMAFRALGRQETIINNLMEFAKNDKEKYILIIKKVNLADIIKKAIKSKEEEIRANEINIKTKIKDIYIEADPARLGTAVLNILDNAIKFNKKGGEIKIKTNKIDDNVEILISDKGIGIESYKQKEIFEPLTQLDARASRRFSGTGMGLAVAKEIVEMHGGKIMVKSEKDKGSKFTILLPVSQKY
- the ftsZ_2 gene encoding cell division protein FtsZ, whose amino-acid sequence is MKTLIRKALENTDRPGMLSGENERAIGVANIVVVGSGGAGNNTIHRLKNVGITGAQLIAVNTDKQHLAHINADKRILVGNEITRGLGAGGDPEVGEQAALEAKPGFKEIFNEADLVFVTGGLGGGTGTGTLPVIAEVAKSCGALVIGAVTMPFKNERARVNKARIALAKLRNSADSVVVIDNNKLLEIASELPVNEAFAVADEVLSRMVKGITETISIASLMNLDFADVRTVMGRNSGKGIAVIGLGESDTRNRAEESVTYAMENPLLDVDYRDATGALIHITGGEDLTLGEATGIVDLATTFLTKNADVIWGARIDPEYNGRVQVMVIMTGVTSPDLAANVAEPEIHIPSRVKVGNRSYFSRNRRFKSSEQRFVVDKEKGSLMSTLGIDEVFS
- the cofD gene encoding 2-phospho-L-lactate transferase encodes the protein MNVVLFSGGTGTPKLLQGLVQLLKLEDITVVVNTAEDMWLPHGYFSPDIDSVLYTMAGLIDEKVWYGIKEDSFSTHNQLLSIGSDEFLNIGDRDRATHILRGKLLKDGNTLEEATELIASGYGVGINVLPMSNNRVETVIVTPDGELNLQEFLVLNKAMPEVKTVYYRNIERASACKAAVKAVKKADLIIIGPSNPVTSIGPIISLQNIKEVLKDRKEKIIAVSPLVGSSPVSGPADKFMKALNLPSTPEGVARYYKNIISRFIIHITDKPADIEKIGIKTYRTNIIMRSLEDKKKLADFIFSTGEKNA